TCGGCCTAGGACTTCATAGATACATAAACCGATTCACAACCAACCAGCTCGAGAAATCGCGGAATATCGGCTTAGAGCCTGCCATGGCGAATCGGCTACAGCGCCTGGACCGCAGTGGGCTGGTGCTGCTGTGCATTTTCCTGGGGACGCTGCGGGGGTTCCGGGCCGGGCAGATCCGATATTCGGTGCCCGAAGAAACCGAAAAAGGCTACTTCGTGGGCAATATCTCCAAGGACCTGGGGCTGGAGCCCCGGGAGCTGGCGAAGCGCGGAGTCCGCATCGTCTCCAGAGGGAAGACACAGCTTTTCGCTGTGAATCTGCGAAGCGGCAGCTTGATCACGGCAGGCAGGATAGACCGGGAGGAGCTCTGTGAGACGGTGTCCTCctgttttttaaatatggaaCTTCTCGTGGAAGACACCTTGAAGATTTACGGAGTGGAGGTGGAAATAATCGACATTAATGATAACGCCCCCAGCTTCCAGGAAGACGAAGTGGAGATAAAAGTCAGTGAGCACGCAATTCCTGGGGCGCGATTTGCTCTTCCTAATGCTAGGGATCCAGATGTGGGCGTGAACTCCCTCCAGAACTACCAGCTCAGCCCTAATAGTTACTTTTCCTTGCAACTACGGGGCAGAATGGATGGGGCCAAGAATCCAGAGCTATTACTGGAGGGAAGCCTGGACCGAGAGAAAGAGGTTGCTCACCTGCTCCTCCTCACAGCTTTAGATGGAGGCGATCCCATCCGAAAGGGCTCAGTTCCTATTCGTGTGGTGGTCCTCGATGTAAATGACCACATCCCAGTGTTTACACAGTCCGTATATCGCGTGAGCGTTCCAGAAAACATCAGCTCTGGAACTCGGGTGCTGGTGGTTAATGCAACGGATCCAGACGAGGGAATCAACGGGGAAGTAATGTATTCATTTCGGAACATGGAAAGCAAGGCTTCTGAAATATTCCAATTGGATTCACAAACTGGAGAAGTTCTAGTACGGGGGTCTCTGGATTTTGAAAAATATGGATTCTATGAGATGGAAATTCAAGGCCAAGATGGTGGAGGTCTCTTTACCACCGCAATGATGTTGATCACTGTTGTGGATGTGAATGATAACACTCCAGAAATAACTATCACCTCTTCTATTAATTCAATTCTGGAAAACTCTCCTCCAGGTACAGTCATTGCTCTTCTAAATGTGCAAGATCAAGATTCTGGAGAAAATGGTCAAGTCTCCTGTTTTATTCCTAACCACTTGccttttaaattagaaaagacTTATGGAAATTATTACAAATTGATAACAAGCAGAGTGCTGGACAGGGAGTTGGTCCAGAGCTACAATATAACGTTGACAGCCACAGACCAGGGAAGCCCGCCTCTGTCTTCAGAAACTCATATCTGGCTGAATGTGGTAGATGACAACGATAACCCTCCTGTTTTTCCTCACTCCTCTTACTTTGCCTATATTCCCGAAAACAACCCCAGGGGTGCCTCCATCTTCTCAGTGACTGCCCTCGACCCGGACAGCAAACAGAATGCCCTGGTCACTTACTCTCTGACGGATGACACTGTCCAGGGGGTGCCTCTATCCTCTTATGTCTCTATTAACTCCAACACTGGTGTTCTCTATGCCCTACAATCTTTCGACTATGAGCAGTTTCGAGACTTACAACTGAGAGTGATAGCACGTGACAGCGGGGACCCGCCCCTCAGCAGCAATGTGTCGCTGAGCCTGTTCGTGCTGGATCAGAACGACAATGCGCCTGAGATCCTGTACCCCGCCCTCCCCACAGACGGTTCCACTGGCGTGGAGCTGGCGCCCCGCTCTGCAGAACCTGGCTACCTGGTGACCAAAGTGGTTGCGGTGGACAAAGATTCAGGCCAGAACGCCTGGCTGTCCTACCGCCTGCTCAAGGCCAGCGAGCCGGGACTTTTCGCGGTAGGGGAGCACACGGGCGAGGTGCGCACGGTGCGGGCTCTGCTGGACAGAGACGCGCTCAAGCAGAGCCTCGTGGTGGCCGTCCAGGACCACGGCCAGCCCCCTCTCTCGGCCACCGTCACGCTCACCGTGGCTGTGGCCGACAGCATCCCCGAAGTCCTGGCGGACCTCGTCAGCCTCGAGTCTCTAGCTAACTCTGAAACCTCAGACCTCACGCTGTACTTGGTGGTGGCGGTGGCCGCAGTCTCCTGCATCTTCCTGGTATTTGTCATCGTGCTGCTGGCACTCAGGCTGTGGCGCTGGCATAAGTCACGCCTGCTACAGGCTTCTGAAGGCGGGCTGGCAGGTATGCCCACCTCACACTTCGTAGGCATGGACGGGGTGCAGGCTTTCCTGCAGACCTATTCCCACGAGGTCTCTCTCATTGCGGACTCGCAGAAGAGTCACCTGATTTTCCCCCAG
This DNA window, taken from Macaca fascicularis isolate 582-1 chromosome 6, T2T-MFA8v1.1, encodes the following:
- the LOC102120633 gene encoding protocadherin gamma-A11 isoform X7, translating into MANRLQRLDRSGLVLLCIFLGTLRGFRAGQIRYSVPEETEKGYFVGNISKDLGLEPRELAKRGVRIVSRGKTQLFAVNLRSGSLITAGRIDREELCETVSSCFLNMELLVEDTLKIYGVEVEIIDINDNAPSFQEDEVEIKVSEHAIPGARFALPNARDPDVGVNSLQNYQLSPNSYFSLQLRGRMDGAKNPELLLEGSLDREKEVAHLLLLTALDGGDPIRKGSVPIRVVVLDVNDHIPVFTQSVYRVSVPENISSGTRVLVVNATDPDEGINGEVMYSFRNMESKASEIFQLDSQTGEVLVRGSLDFEKYGFYEMEIQGQDGGGLFTTAMMLITVVDVNDNTPEITITSSINSILENSPPGTVIALLNVQDQDSGENGQVSCFIPNHLPFKLEKTYGNYYKLITSRVLDRELVQSYNITLTATDQGSPPLSSETHIWLNVVDDNDNPPVFPHSSYFAYIPENNPRGASIFSVTALDPDSKQNALVTYSLTDDTVQGVPLSSYVSINSNTGVLYALQSFDYEQFRDLQLRVIARDSGDPPLSSNVSLSLFVLDQNDNAPEILYPALPTDGSTGVELAPRSAEPGYLVTKVVAVDKDSGQNAWLSYRLLKASEPGLFAVGEHTGEVRTVRALLDRDALKQSLVVAVQDHGQPPLSATVTLTVAVADSIPEVLADLVSLESLANSETSDLTLYLVVAVAAVSCIFLVFVIVLLALRLWRWHKSRLLQASEGGLAGMPTSHFVGMDGVQAFLQTYSHEVSLIADSQKSHLIFPQPNYGDTLISQESCEKSEPLLIAEDSAIILGKCDPTSNQQAPPNTDWRFSQAQRPGTSGSQNGDDTGTWPNNQFDTEMLQAMILASASEAADGSSTLGGGAGTMGLSARYGPQFTLQHVPDYRQNVYIPGSNATLTNAAGKRDGKAPAGGNGNKKKSGKKEKK